Proteins encoded together in one Streptomyces sp. TLI_171 window:
- a CDS encoding patatin-like phospholipase family protein, whose translation MHDTALVLGGGGPVGGAWTLGVLAGLAEAGVDPAAARTVIGTSAGAVHGTRLACGQDVRDLYERQLAGLDGVAMDVTLAQTARFLWAALPTRDPERSIRRLARAARTARPTPDRDLHDTVRDLLGGHTAWPDRPLRIAAVDAATGQVEAFHAGTGLDLVDAVAASCAVPLLWPPVTALGRQWIDGGTRSTGNLQLAADHRRVLAITPMPAAVGPHPDARTQAAELRAAGTRTTLVVPDREARRAMGRDLTADTRRPAAARAGHRQGAAVAAALTDLR comes from the coding sequence GTGCACGACACCGCACTGGTCCTGGGCGGCGGCGGACCCGTCGGCGGCGCCTGGACGCTCGGCGTGCTCGCCGGCCTCGCCGAGGCCGGCGTCGACCCGGCCGCGGCCCGCACCGTCATCGGCACCTCCGCCGGAGCCGTCCACGGCACCCGGCTCGCCTGCGGCCAGGACGTCCGCGACCTGTACGAGCGTCAACTCGCCGGCCTGGACGGCGTCGCGATGGACGTCACCCTCGCGCAGACCGCCCGCTTCCTGTGGGCGGCCCTGCCCACCCGCGACCCGGAACGCTCGATCCGACGCCTCGCCCGCGCCGCCCGCACCGCACGGCCCACGCCCGACCGCGACCTGCACGACACCGTGCGGGACCTGCTGGGCGGCCACACCGCCTGGCCCGACCGCCCCCTGCGGATCGCCGCCGTCGACGCCGCCACCGGACAGGTCGAGGCGTTCCACGCCGGAACCGGACTCGACCTGGTCGACGCCGTCGCCGCCAGCTGCGCCGTGCCGCTGCTCTGGCCACCCGTCACCGCCCTGGGCCGGCAGTGGATCGACGGCGGGACCCGCTCCACCGGCAACCTCCAGCTGGCCGCCGACCACCGGCGGGTCCTGGCGATCACCCCCATGCCCGCCGCCGTCGGCCCGCACCCCGACGCCCGCACCCAGGCCGCCGAACTCCGCGCCGCCGGCACCCGCACCACCCTGGTCGTCCCCGACCGCGAGGCCCGCCGCGCGATGGGCCGCGACCTGACCGCCGACACCCGCCGCCCGGCCGCGGCCCGGGCCGGCCACCGCCAGGGCGCCGCCGTCGCAGCCGCCCTCACCGACCTCCGCTGA
- a CDS encoding TetR/AcrR family transcriptional regulator: protein MTSADSADSADSADSPAPGSSPAARPARADALRNRARLLTVARDAFAATDGTATLDAIAREAGVGIGTLYRHFPTREALVEAIYATELDAVVSSAPALLAELPPEAALRAWMDRYAAFFAAKRGISETLRAGWASGSIATPATRERLTAAIDLILAAGAKAGSLRADVPAETVTMMLLGVFLSTTATNDPELTGPLLDLVAAALRPPA, encoded by the coding sequence TTGACTTCCGCCGACTCCGCCGACTCCGCCGACTCCGCCGACTCTCCCGCCCCGGGCTCCTCCCCCGCCGCGCGCCCGGCCCGCGCCGACGCGCTGCGCAACCGCGCGCGGCTGCTCACCGTCGCCCGGGACGCCTTCGCCGCGACCGACGGAACGGCCACCCTCGACGCCATCGCCCGCGAGGCGGGCGTCGGCATCGGCACGCTCTACCGCCACTTCCCCACCCGCGAAGCACTCGTCGAGGCCATCTACGCGACCGAACTCGACGCCGTGGTCAGCAGCGCACCCGCCCTGCTCGCCGAACTCCCGCCCGAAGCGGCACTGCGCGCCTGGATGGACCGCTACGCCGCGTTCTTCGCGGCCAAGCGCGGCATCTCCGAGACCCTCCGGGCCGGCTGGGCCTCCGGTTCCATCGCGACCCCGGCCACCCGGGAGCGGCTCACCGCCGCGATCGACCTGATCCTCGCCGCCGGCGCGAAGGCCGGATCGCTGCGCGCCGACGTGCCCGCCGAGACGGTCACGATGATGCTCCTCGGCGTCTTCCTCTCCACCACCGCCACCAACGACCCCGAGCTGACCGGCCCCCTCCTCGACCTCGTCGCGGCCGCCCTACGTCCCCCCGCCTGA
- a CDS encoding aldo/keto reductase, whose translation MPSTVGSPQFTAAGAERAGGPGALAGRTVSRVGFGAMQLRRLDHAAAVALLRTAVELGIDHVDTAQFYGAGSVNEAIGAALGAADDVLVASKVGAEPAAGPIPLRLAQRPEQLRAGVEDNLRSLGRETIPLVNLRRAGHGPGLRAEGDQVVDLDDQLAVLIELRDAGKIGSLGLSSVGADELRRALPAGIACVQNAYSLVSRDDEDVLQLCRAEGIAWVPYFPLGGEFAGLPKVADEPAVLAAAHALGVSPAQVGLAWLLHHAPNTLLIPGTADPEHLRANAAAGAVVLDEATLAALDAVPSRSGDIEHD comes from the coding sequence ATGCCCTCCACGGTCGGATCTCCGCAGTTCACCGCCGCCGGTGCCGAACGGGCCGGCGGGCCCGGCGCCCTGGCCGGCCGCACCGTCTCCCGCGTCGGCTTCGGCGCCATGCAGCTGCGCCGCCTGGACCACGCCGCCGCGGTCGCCCTGCTGCGCACCGCCGTCGAGCTGGGCATCGACCACGTCGACACCGCCCAGTTCTACGGGGCGGGTTCCGTCAACGAGGCGATCGGCGCCGCACTCGGCGCGGCGGACGACGTCCTGGTGGCCAGCAAGGTCGGCGCCGAACCCGCAGCCGGCCCGATCCCGCTGCGACTGGCCCAGCGCCCCGAACAGCTCCGCGCCGGCGTCGAGGACAACCTCCGCAGCCTCGGCCGGGAGACCATCCCGCTCGTCAACCTGCGCCGCGCCGGCCACGGCCCCGGGCTGCGCGCCGAGGGCGACCAGGTGGTCGATCTGGACGACCAGCTCGCCGTGCTGATCGAGCTGCGGGACGCCGGCAAGATCGGCTCGCTCGGCCTGAGCAGCGTCGGCGCCGATGAACTGCGCCGGGCCCTCCCGGCGGGCATCGCCTGCGTGCAGAACGCCTACAGCCTGGTGTCGCGCGACGACGAGGACGTCCTGCAGCTCTGCCGCGCCGAGGGCATCGCCTGGGTCCCGTACTTCCCGCTCGGCGGCGAGTTCGCGGGCCTGCCGAAGGTCGCCGACGAGCCCGCCGTCCTCGCCGCGGCGCACGCGCTCGGCGTCTCCCCCGCCCAGGTCGGGCTGGCCTGGCTGCTCCACCACGCCCCCAACACGCTCCTCATCCCCGGCACCGCCGACCCGGAGCACCTGCGGGCGAACGCCGCAGCGGGCGCGGTCGTCCTCGACGAAGCCACCCTGGCAGCCTTGGACGCCGTCCCCTCGCGGTCCGGCGACATCGAACACGACTGA
- a CDS encoding TetR/AcrR family transcriptional regulator, which translates to MADPAPRNDTPPPPPPPPPPPPAPPGRRERKKAATRQAIADAALALFLERGYDDVGIREIADAADVSTTTLFKHFPVKEALVFDEEADLEADLLAAVRERPPGRSVPAALCDHALRHRRAATDGDPGFTAFAALVNSTPALRDYQQAMWLRHTDALAAVIAEQSGLPADDAACTALAHFALEAPRAALSHDDVRAALVRAFDLLDHGWSALAGPGRARRDPAERT; encoded by the coding sequence ATGGCTGACCCCGCCCCCCGGAACGACACCCCGCCGCCCCCGCCGCCACCTCCCCCACCGCCGCCCGCCCCGCCGGGGCGCCGCGAGCGCAAGAAGGCCGCCACCCGGCAGGCCATCGCCGACGCCGCGCTGGCGCTGTTCCTGGAACGCGGCTACGACGACGTCGGCATCCGGGAGATCGCGGACGCCGCGGACGTCTCCACCACCACCCTGTTCAAGCACTTCCCGGTCAAGGAGGCACTCGTCTTCGACGAGGAGGCCGACCTGGAGGCCGACCTGCTGGCCGCCGTCCGCGAGCGCCCTCCCGGCCGGTCCGTCCCGGCCGCCCTGTGCGACCACGCGCTGCGCCACCGCAGGGCCGCGACCGACGGCGACCCCGGGTTCACGGCCTTCGCCGCCCTGGTGAACTCCACGCCGGCCCTGCGCGACTACCAGCAGGCCATGTGGCTGCGCCACACCGACGCGCTCGCCGCGGTCATCGCCGAGCAGAGCGGCCTGCCCGCGGACGACGCCGCCTGCACCGCACTGGCCCACTTCGCCCTGGAGGCACCCCGCGCCGCCCTGTCCCACGACGACGTCCGGGCCGCCCTGGTCCGCGCCTTCGACCTGCTCGACCACGGCTGGAGCGCCCTCGCCGGACCGGGCCGAGCACGCCGTGACCCGGCCGAGCGCACCTGA
- a CDS encoding TetR/AcrR family transcriptional regulator gives MTDTNDTAPPRRRDARRNRDLLVDAARQTFAEQGLDAPLDVIARRAGVGNATLYRHFPSRAELVDAVFGDRLAATSAAGEQARGAQDPWEGLTRYLEYVFTALAADRGSNDLMTAQLPDSRALQAVHAHNRQTVDLLLSRGRDLGAVRPDLTPEDVLLALAALGRTVPALTETAGPDAWRRPLALLIDGFRSSPGHHALPSPTLRPEQLADVLHRLGPHRTTPR, from the coding sequence ATGACCGACACCAACGACACCGCACCGCCGCGGCGCCGCGACGCGCGGCGCAACCGGGACCTCCTGGTGGACGCCGCCCGGCAGACCTTCGCCGAGCAGGGACTGGACGCCCCGCTCGATGTGATCGCCCGTCGCGCGGGCGTCGGCAACGCCACCCTCTACCGCCACTTCCCCAGCCGCGCGGAGCTGGTCGACGCGGTCTTCGGGGACCGCCTCGCCGCGACCTCGGCCGCGGGCGAGCAGGCGCGCGGCGCGCAGGACCCGTGGGAGGGCCTGACCCGGTACCTGGAGTACGTCTTCACCGCGCTCGCCGCCGACCGCGGCAGCAACGACCTGATGACCGCTCAACTTCCGGACAGCCGGGCCCTGCAGGCCGTCCACGCGCACAACCGACAGACCGTCGACCTGCTCCTGTCCCGCGGTCGCGACCTCGGCGCCGTCCGTCCCGACCTCACCCCCGAGGACGTCCTGCTCGCCCTCGCCGCCCTCGGCCGCACCGTCCCCGCGCTCACCGAAACCGCCGGCCCCGACGCCTGGCGGCGCCCGCTGGCGCTCCTCATCGACGGCTTCCGCAGCTCACCCGGCCACCACGCCCTCCCCTCCCCCACCCTCCGACCCGAACAACTCGCCGACGTCCTCCACCGCCTCGGCCCCCACCGCACCACCCCCCGCTGA
- a CDS encoding alpha-amylase family protein, whose protein sequence is MAVATAAAGLATAPTSAVAATPGSKSVTATLFEWSYSSVAKECTNVLGPKGYGYVEVSPPQEHIQGSQWWTSYQPVSYKIAGRLGDATAFGAMVSTCHAAGVKVVADAVVNHMSAGSGTGTGGTVYTKYNYPGYYQDWDFHSCRTDISNYADRANVQNCQLSGLADLDTGSDYVRSTIAAYLNSLIAKGVDGFRIDAAKHIASGDLAAIKAKLSNPGIYWVQEVIYGSGEAVQPGEYTGTGDVDAFMGAYDLKRIFTSEKLAYLNNWNDSWGAGYLPSANSRTFTDNWDTERNGSTLNYKYGNTYTLANVYLLAWPYGSPNVYSGYEFSDIDAGPPNGGTVSACYQNGWKCQHAWRQIANMVGFRNAVNGTAVTNWWSNGNNAIAFGRGSKGYVAINHETTALTRTFQTSLPAGSYCDVQHGDPSAGGGCSGPKYTVAANGTFTATVGAGDAVALYAGAGG, encoded by the coding sequence CTGGCCGTGGCCACCGCGGCAGCCGGCCTGGCGACCGCCCCCACCTCGGCCGTCGCGGCCACCCCGGGCAGCAAGAGCGTGACGGCCACCCTGTTCGAGTGGTCCTACTCCTCGGTGGCGAAGGAGTGCACCAACGTCCTGGGGCCCAAGGGCTACGGCTACGTCGAGGTGTCGCCGCCGCAGGAGCACATCCAGGGCAGCCAGTGGTGGACGTCCTACCAGCCGGTCAGTTACAAGATCGCCGGACGGCTGGGCGACGCGACCGCCTTCGGCGCGATGGTCAGCACCTGCCACGCCGCGGGGGTGAAGGTGGTCGCGGACGCCGTGGTCAACCACATGAGCGCGGGCTCCGGCACCGGAACGGGCGGGACGGTCTACACCAAGTACAACTACCCGGGCTACTACCAGGACTGGGACTTCCACTCCTGCCGCACCGACATCTCCAACTACGCGGACCGCGCCAACGTGCAGAACTGCCAGCTCTCCGGCCTGGCGGACCTCGACACCGGCAGCGACTACGTCCGCTCCACCATCGCCGCCTACCTCAACAGCCTGATCGCCAAGGGCGTCGACGGCTTCCGGATCGACGCCGCCAAGCACATCGCCTCCGGTGATCTCGCCGCGATCAAGGCCAAGCTGAGCAATCCCGGCATCTACTGGGTGCAGGAGGTCATCTACGGCTCGGGCGAGGCCGTCCAGCCCGGCGAGTACACCGGCACCGGTGACGTCGACGCGTTCATGGGCGCCTACGACCTGAAGCGGATCTTCACCAGCGAGAAGCTCGCCTACCTGAACAACTGGAACGACTCCTGGGGAGCGGGCTACCTGCCGAGCGCCAACTCCCGGACCTTCACCGACAACTGGGACACCGAGCGCAACGGCTCCACGCTGAACTACAAGTACGGCAACACCTACACGCTGGCCAACGTCTACCTGCTGGCCTGGCCGTACGGCTCGCCCAACGTGTACTCGGGCTACGAGTTCAGCGACATCGACGCCGGCCCGCCGAACGGGGGGACCGTCAGCGCCTGCTACCAGAACGGCTGGAAGTGCCAGCACGCCTGGCGGCAGATCGCCAACATGGTCGGCTTCCGGAACGCCGTGAACGGCACCGCGGTCACCAACTGGTGGTCCAACGGCAACAACGCGATCGCCTTCGGCCGCGGCTCCAAGGGCTACGTGGCCATCAACCACGAGACCACCGCACTGACCCGGACCTTCCAGACCTCGCTGCCCGCCGGAAGCTACTGCGACGTCCAGCACGGCGACCCGAGCGCCGGCGGCGGCTGCAGCGGGCCCAAGTACACCGTCGCGGCCAACGGCACCTTCACCGCAACGGTCGGCGCGGGTGACGCGGTGGCCCTGTACGCGGGCGCGGGCGGCTGA
- a CDS encoding NAD(P)/FAD-dependent oxidoreductase, translating to MPTPIDPRIAVIGAGPGGLTCARILQRHGIAVTVYDREHGPEARNQGGTLDLHEDNGQIALREAGLLDDFFRLARPEGQEMRQLDAKTCELGFHHVPEEGERCKPEIDRGQLRDLLLDSLAPGTVHWGRSLRSVEGPTAGPRRLRFADGAAVEADLVIGADGAWSTVRRTLSPATPRYTGISFLEAWFHDVEHRHPDVAALVGPGSAAAADGERGLFAQRNNGDHIRAYLIQRVPADWIAAAGHTVQDTDALRALLLERYGDWSPALRRLLTDNDGHYVDRPIHALPVPHTWEHSPTATLLGDAAHLMPPLGVGVNLAMLDACELALALAEHDTVAAAVRAYEATMLPRSADLQRLLDGAAEGLLSDEPHHGDDRPDH from the coding sequence ATGCCCACCCCGATCGACCCCCGCATCGCCGTCATCGGCGCCGGCCCCGGCGGCCTCACCTGCGCCCGCATCCTGCAGCGCCACGGCATCGCCGTCACCGTGTACGACCGCGAGCACGGCCCCGAGGCCCGCAACCAGGGCGGCACGCTCGACCTGCACGAGGACAACGGCCAGATCGCCCTGCGCGAAGCCGGACTGCTGGACGACTTCTTCCGCCTGGCCCGGCCCGAAGGGCAGGAGATGCGCCAACTCGACGCAAAGACCTGCGAGTTGGGGTTCCATCACGTCCCCGAGGAGGGGGAGCGGTGCAAGCCCGAGATCGACCGCGGCCAGCTGCGCGACCTGCTGCTCGACTCGCTCGCCCCGGGCACCGTGCACTGGGGCCGCAGCCTGCGTTCGGTCGAAGGACCGACCGCGGGCCCCCGCCGCCTGCGCTTCGCCGACGGCGCCGCCGTCGAGGCCGACCTCGTCATCGGCGCCGACGGCGCCTGGTCCACGGTCCGCCGCACCCTCTCCCCCGCCACGCCCCGGTACACCGGCATCAGCTTCCTGGAGGCCTGGTTCCACGACGTCGAGCACCGGCACCCCGACGTCGCCGCCCTCGTCGGCCCCGGCAGCGCCGCCGCGGCCGACGGCGAACGCGGCCTGTTCGCCCAGCGCAACAACGGCGATCACATCCGCGCCTACCTGATCCAGCGCGTCCCCGCCGACTGGATCGCCGCCGCCGGCCACACCGTCCAGGACACCGACGCGCTCCGTGCCCTCCTGCTGGAGCGCTACGGCGACTGGTCGCCGGCCCTGCGGCGCCTGCTCACCGACAACGACGGCCACTACGTCGACCGGCCGATCCACGCCCTGCCCGTCCCGCACACCTGGGAGCACAGCCCCACCGCCACCCTGCTCGGCGACGCGGCCCACCTCATGCCCCCGCTCGGCGTCGGCGTCAACCTCGCGATGCTCGACGCCTGCGAACTCGCCCTCGCCCTCGCCGAACACGACACCGTCGCCGCCGCCGTCCGCGCCTACGAAGCGACCATGCTGCCCCGCTCCGCCGACCTGCAGCGCCTCCTCGACGGCGCCGCCGAAGGCCTGCTCTCCGACGAACCGCACCACGGCGACGACCGGCCGGACCACTGA
- a CDS encoding alpha/beta fold hydrolase, translated as MTTPRTETFVLVHGAWHSGRVWDRVTPLLARAGHRVLTPSLTGHGERQHLLGPHVGLDTHIADVVALLRDEDLTDVVLVGHSYAGMVVSGVTDQVPERIAALVHLDAMVPADGESVLDVLPATRHLLDLAAATDTPWRIPPMLPAPDGPTPAGLFGVTDPADTAWLRTLLSDQSALCFRQPVRLANPAAAAVPRTHIHCVGGAPEAVPRRPVPAVQPNGAPSRVWELRSGHDCMVIAPDRLAELLLRVTAATGPTEPAGTPS; from the coding sequence ATGACCACACCGCGAACGGAAACCTTCGTCCTCGTCCACGGCGCCTGGCACAGCGGGCGCGTCTGGGACCGGGTGACGCCGCTGCTGGCCCGGGCCGGGCACCGGGTCCTCACCCCCTCGCTCACCGGCCACGGCGAGCGGCAGCACCTGCTCGGTCCGCACGTGGGCCTCGACACGCACATCGCGGACGTCGTCGCCCTCCTGCGCGACGAGGACCTCACCGACGTGGTGCTGGTCGGGCACAGCTACGCCGGAATGGTCGTCTCGGGAGTGACCGACCAAGTCCCGGAGCGGATCGCCGCGCTGGTCCACCTCGACGCGATGGTCCCGGCCGACGGCGAGAGCGTGCTCGACGTCCTGCCCGCGACCAGGCACCTGCTCGACCTCGCCGCGGCCACCGACACCCCCTGGCGGATCCCGCCGATGCTCCCCGCGCCGGACGGGCCTACCCCCGCCGGCCTGTTCGGCGTCACCGACCCGGCGGACACGGCCTGGCTGCGCACCCTGCTCTCAGACCAGTCCGCGCTGTGCTTCCGGCAGCCGGTCCGGCTGGCCAACCCCGCCGCGGCCGCCGTGCCACGGACCCACATCCACTGCGTCGGCGGCGCACCGGAGGCCGTCCCCCGCCGTCCCGTCCCCGCGGTGCAGCCCAACGGCGCCCCGTCGCGGGTGTGGGAACTGCGCAGCGGCCACGACTGCATGGTCATCGCGCCGGACCGACTGGCCGAACTCCTGCTGCGGGTCACCGCCGCCACCGGGCCCACCGAGCCGGCGGGCACGCCCTCCTGA
- a CDS encoding chaplin has protein sequence MSRTRTYLAAVALAATAVLGTAGVASASAGAQGVAVGSPGVLSGNLIQIPVHIPVNVCGNSINLIGALNPAAGNSCANIG, from the coding sequence ATGTCCCGCACCCGCACGTACCTCGCCGCCGTCGCCCTGGCCGCCACCGCTGTGCTCGGCACGGCCGGAGTGGCGTCCGCGTCCGCCGGCGCCCAGGGCGTGGCCGTCGGTTCGCCCGGCGTCCTGTCGGGCAACCTGATCCAGATCCCCGTGCACATTCCGGTCAACGTGTGCGGCAACAGCATCAACCTGATCGGCGCGCTGAACCCGGCGGCCGGCAACTCCTGCGCCAACATCGGCTGA